A portion of the Cellulophaga algicola DSM 14237 genome contains these proteins:
- the hemA gene encoding glutamyl-tRNA reductase, translated as MKDYHISKHNSFYTIGLNYKKADAEIRGKFSLNESAINSLLVEAKTQGIDGLLVTSTCNRTELYGFAQHPFQLIKLLCDNTLGTVEEFQEVAYVYKNNDAISHLFKVGTGLDSQILGDFEIISQLRQSFNRSKKLEIANPFIERLCNSVIQASKKIKNETEISSGATSVSFASVQYIMRNIPEISDKNILLFGTGKIGRNTCENLIKHTANSHITLINRTKDKAEKVAGKFNLIVKDYGDLQTEIRNTDVLIVATGAQTPTISKELIYTKKPLLILDLSIPKNVADDVTQLPNVTLIHLDHLSQMTDETLEKRKQFIPEAEAIIEQIKDEFIQWLETRKFAPVIKALKKKLKVMKDEELNFQSKKLSDFNSVQADIVSERIIQKITKQFANHLKGDDIDADNSLALIQKVFQLEVESK; from the coding sequence ATGAAAGATTATCATATTTCGAAACACAACTCGTTTTACACCATTGGTCTTAACTACAAAAAGGCAGATGCTGAAATACGCGGTAAGTTCAGTTTAAACGAATCAGCTATAAATAGTTTATTGGTTGAAGCTAAGACTCAAGGTATAGACGGCTTACTAGTAACATCAACATGCAATAGAACCGAATTATATGGTTTTGCACAACACCCCTTCCAACTTATAAAATTACTCTGCGATAATACCTTAGGTACCGTTGAAGAATTTCAAGAAGTAGCTTATGTGTATAAAAACAATGATGCTATTAGTCATTTATTCAAAGTAGGTACAGGATTAGACAGTCAGATTCTAGGCGATTTTGAAATCATTAGTCAATTACGTCAAAGTTTTAATCGCTCTAAAAAATTAGAAATTGCCAATCCGTTTATAGAACGCTTATGTAATTCAGTTATACAAGCAAGTAAAAAAATAAAGAACGAAACAGAAATTTCTTCTGGAGCAACCTCGGTTTCCTTTGCTTCTGTTCAGTACATTATGAGAAATATTCCTGAAATTTCTGATAAGAATATTTTACTATTTGGAACAGGTAAAATTGGAAGAAATACTTGTGAGAATTTAATTAAACACACCGCAAACTCACACATAACGCTTATCAACAGAACTAAAGATAAGGCAGAGAAGGTTGCGGGTAAATTTAATTTAATTGTAAAAGATTATGGAGATTTACAAACTGAAATTAGAAATACAGATGTATTAATAGTAGCTACAGGAGCACAAACGCCAACGATTTCTAAAGAATTAATATACACTAAAAAACCCTTATTAATTTTAGATTTATCTATTCCGAAAAATGTAGCTGATGATGTTACACAGTTACCTAACGTAACATTAATTCATCTAGACCATCTTTCACAAATGACGGATGAAACTCTAGAAAAAAGAAAACAATTTATTCCTGAAGCTGAAGCTATTATTGAGCAAATAAAAGATGAATTTATTCAGTGGTTAGAAACCAGAAAATTTGCTCCCGTTATAAAAGCATTAAAAAAGAAGCTTAAAGTAATGAAAGATGAAGAACTCAACTTTCAGAGTAAAAAGCTCTCAGATTTTAATTCCGTTCAAGCAGATATTGTCTCTGAACGTATCATTCAAAAAATAACCAAACAATTCGCAAATCACTTAAAAGGCGATGATATTGATGCAGATAATAGTTTGGCATTAATTCAAAAAGTGTTTCAATTAGAAGTAGAAAGTAAATGA
- a CDS encoding helix-turn-helix transcriptional regulator: protein MDEINDAQGSFEEVLIDEGFFALKIQNDGVDTQKVSKEIDSSFIQFHFCLKGSAKFIFNDGRYALEVPEENSLLLYNTQVDLPLNLELSPNSWMVSVVMTIRKFHSLFSKEADYIPFLNKDNKDKKYYSQEGFSPAIAVILSQMMNYNLHPSIKELYIKGKVYELISLYFNKSTDADLEQCPFLVDEDNVRRIRKAKEIIIARMAEPPTLNELSDEIGLPIKKLKEGFKQIYGDSVFSFLFDYKMEYARKMLESGQHNVNEVGLKVGYSTSSHFIAAFKKKYGTTPKKYLMSLAG from the coding sequence ATGGATGAAATAAATGACGCTCAAGGTTCATTTGAGGAGGTGTTGATTGACGAAGGTTTTTTTGCACTAAAAATTCAGAATGATGGTGTTGATACTCAAAAAGTTAGCAAGGAAATAGATAGTTCCTTTATTCAATTTCATTTTTGTTTAAAGGGGAGCGCTAAGTTTATTTTTAATGACGGTCGCTATGCTTTAGAAGTGCCAGAAGAGAATTCTCTCTTGTTATATAATACACAAGTAGATCTTCCGCTTAACCTTGAGTTGAGCCCTAATTCTTGGATGGTTTCTGTGGTTATGACTATTCGTAAGTTTCATTCCTTGTTCTCAAAAGAAGCAGATTATATTCCCTTTTTAAATAAAGACAATAAGGATAAGAAATATTATAGTCAAGAGGGTTTTAGTCCGGCTATTGCCGTTATTTTAAGTCAAATGATGAATTATAACTTGCATCCTTCTATAAAAGAACTGTATATAAAAGGAAAAGTCTATGAGCTTATCTCCTTATATTTTAATAAAAGTACAGATGCAGATTTAGAGCAATGTCCTTTTTTAGTGGATGAGGATAATGTGCGGAGAATCCGTAAGGCAAAAGAAATTATTATTGCTCGCATGGCAGAGCCGCCAACTTTAAATGAACTTTCGGATGAAATTGGCTTGCCCATTAAAAAACTCAAAGAAGGTTTTAAGCAAATTTATGGGGATTCTGTGTTTAGTTTCTTATTTGATTATAAAATGGAATATGCGCGTAAAATGTTAGAAAGCGGGCAACACAATGTAAATGAAGTTGGATTAAAGGTGGGGTATAGTACTTCAAGCCATTTTATAGCTGCATTCAAGAAGAAATACGGTACTACGCCTAAGAAATATTTAATGTCATTAGCAGGATAA
- a CDS encoding ThuA domain-containing protein has protein sequence MKSVFSGILSLFALLMLNSCGTTKAVDQQVILNHPEPLKISKSKLAILKPKVLVFTKTAGYRHGSIEKGAETIKELGVENNFDVVETADSLQFNAANLKKYQLVVFLSTTQDVLGDEQQTAFENYIQNGGSFLGVHAATDTEYEWPWYGELVGAYFLNHPKQQQATLNIINGNHSATQHLDSTWSHFDEWYNFKNINPDINVLLALDETSYEGGKNGDNHPIAWFHEFDGGRAFYTGLGHADAAFDDPNFRKHLLGGIEWCLKR, from the coding sequence ATGAAGTCTGTTTTTTCAGGAATATTGTCCTTGTTTGCATTACTAATGCTAAACTCTTGTGGTACTACAAAAGCTGTAGATCAGCAAGTGATACTAAATCATCCAGAACCTCTAAAAATTTCAAAATCTAAGTTAGCAATTTTGAAACCCAAGGTTTTGGTTTTTACTAAAACAGCAGGGTATAGGCATGGTTCTATTGAAAAAGGGGCGGAAACCATTAAAGAACTTGGTGTAGAGAATAATTTTGATGTTGTGGAAACAGCAGATTCACTACAGTTTAATGCTGCTAACCTTAAAAAATACCAATTGGTTGTATTTTTGAGTACTACTCAAGACGTGTTAGGAGATGAGCAACAAACAGCTTTTGAAAATTACATACAAAATGGAGGTAGTTTTTTAGGTGTCCATGCTGCGACAGATACGGAATATGAATGGCCTTGGTATGGGGAGTTAGTTGGTGCATATTTTTTAAATCACCCAAAACAACAACAAGCCACCTTAAATATAATCAACGGAAATCATTCTGCTACACAGCATTTAGACAGTACTTGGAGCCACTTTGATGAGTGGTATAATTTTAAAAATATTAATCCTGATATTAATGTACTGCTTGCGTTAGATGAAACTAGTTATGAAGGCGGTAAGAATGGAGATAATCATCCTATTGCTTGGTTTCATGAATTTGATGGCGGTAGAGCATTTTATACCGGTTTAGGTCATGCCGATGCTGCTTTTGATGATCCTAATTTTAGAAAACATTTATTAGGTGGGATAGAATGGTGTTTGAAGCGATAA
- a CDS encoding N-acetylmuramoyl-L-alanine amidase-like domain-containing protein, with translation MKILFLTALLFINFSFAQQITCSPQNKEAFEIKIKEIKSLKKDDIGASMAAIGKTFLGTPYVAKTLEIGTTETLVVDLEGLDCTTFVENVLAFSLLKKSDSTTFNNFTKKLETIRYKNGSLNGYPSRLHYFTEWIANNQFKGLVTDITAKIGGTPIQKEINFMSTHRTLYPFLKDDDANLEKIKASEDYLNTQEFCILEKDNIAANEHLIQTGDIIALTTSIKGLDITHTGIATREQDGRIHLLHASTSGAVKISEKPLVDYLKGIKSNTGIMVVRVN, from the coding sequence ATGAAGATACTTTTTCTTACAGCACTACTATTTATAAACTTCAGTTTTGCGCAACAAATAACCTGCTCGCCACAAAACAAAGAAGCTTTTGAAATTAAAATAAAAGAAATTAAATCGCTAAAAAAGGATGATATAGGCGCATCGATGGCCGCGATTGGAAAGACATTTCTAGGAACTCCTTATGTTGCTAAAACATTAGAAATAGGAACTACAGAAACATTGGTTGTTGACTTAGAAGGATTAGATTGTACTACGTTTGTAGAAAATGTCTTAGCTTTTTCATTGCTTAAAAAAAGTGATTCTACCACTTTTAACAACTTTACAAAGAAACTTGAAACCATTCGGTATAAAAATGGCTCATTAAACGGGTATCCCTCACGTTTACATTATTTTACGGAGTGGATAGCCAACAATCAGTTTAAGGGATTAGTTACAGATATTACGGCTAAAATTGGCGGAACACCAATACAAAAAGAAATTAATTTTATGAGTACACATCGTACTCTGTATCCTTTTTTAAAAGATGATGACGCTAACCTAGAAAAAATAAAGGCTTCAGAAGACTACCTAAATACGCAAGAGTTTTGCATCCTTGAAAAAGACAATATCGCTGCCAATGAGCATCTAATACAAACTGGAGACATTATTGCACTTACCACTTCTATTAAAGGTTTAGATATTACACATACCGGAATTGCCACAAGAGAACAAGACGGGCGCATTCATTTATTACATGCCTCTACTTCAGGTGCAGTAAAAATATCAGAAAAACCATTAGTAGACTATCTAAAAGGGATTAAGAGCAATACTGGAATTATGGTAGTTCGCGTAAATTAA
- a CDS encoding ATP-binding cassette domain-containing protein, with translation MNYSSENTLLYVENLSVAYGDKTIIKDINLVEKDTIRTGEVTGQVIAVVGRSGTGKSTFFKALTGLVKPTSGKVLIADTATTNAENDAKEVHEGDIGFVDQKYTLFRNKTVYEALMFALRKKEISKEAKNEQILTYLKEWGLEKAKDQYPCELSGGQRQRTAIIEQIFSSGHYMVLDEPFSGLDVGNIEDVKKAFKLITESHEYNTIIYSTHDIELAVELADSIYIIGYPEVDGKKMTYGSIVKHFDMKEIGLAWKEFGLGHLDIVKQIKAIMLQS, from the coding sequence ATGAATTACAGCAGTGAAAATACATTACTCTACGTTGAAAACCTAAGTGTTGCTTATGGTGACAAAACCATCATTAAAGATATTAACCTTGTTGAAAAAGACACGATTAGAACCGGTGAAGTTACCGGTCAAGTAATTGCAGTGGTTGGACGATCTGGAACAGGAAAATCTACCTTTTTCAAAGCATTAACAGGCTTAGTAAAACCTACTTCTGGAAAAGTATTGATTGCAGATACGGCAACTACAAATGCTGAAAACGATGCAAAAGAAGTTCACGAAGGAGATATAGGATTTGTAGACCAGAAGTATACCCTCTTTAGAAACAAAACGGTTTATGAAGCGTTAATGTTTGCCCTTCGCAAGAAGGAAATATCTAAAGAAGCTAAAAACGAACAAATTTTAACGTATTTAAAAGAATGGGGACTTGAAAAGGCAAAAGATCAATATCCATGTGAACTTTCTGGTGGGCAACGTCAAAGAACGGCAATTATAGAACAGATCTTTTCTTCTGGTCATTACATGGTCTTAGACGAACCTTTTTCTGGTTTAGATGTTGGTAATATTGAAGATGTAAAAAAAGCATTTAAATTAATTACAGAGAGCCATGAATACAACACCATTATCTACTCTACCCATGACATTGAATTGGCGGTAGAATTAGCAGATAGTATCTACATTATTGGGTATCCTGAAGTAGACGGTAAAAAAATGACCTACGGAAGTATCGTAAAGCACTTTGACATGAAAGAGATTGGATTGGCTTGGAAAGAATTTGGTCTTGGCCATTTAGACATTGTAAAGCAAATAAAAGCCATTATGCTCCAATCATAA
- a CDS encoding ABC transporter permease, translated as MKNIFTPFENVSKNTNLVIVLVWIVALFGIWFVSSMGDRHLFPSPQQVLQGFSELYNEGLVVHIGNSLLLCFSAIIIAIFISLTFSYLSTVPVIQPVAKTLSKLRYLPLTGITFYLAILISDARTMQIWVLVVFMSTYLTTSLLSMVNSVPQEEFDHARSLGCNRWEVLWEVVVKGRIDYVIDVIRQNLAIVWMMLVTVESILVAAGGLGFLIKNSDKFMNHGRIIALQIVILALGLSIDFVLNYLRKSFFRYSKI; from the coding sequence ATGAAAAATATATTTACACCCTTTGAAAATGTAAGCAAGAATACCAATCTTGTTATTGTCCTTGTTTGGATTGTAGCACTTTTCGGAATTTGGTTTGTTTCAAGCATGGGAGATAGACATCTATTTCCATCACCTCAACAAGTATTACAAGGCTTTTCAGAGCTTTATAACGAAGGTTTGGTCGTACACATCGGAAATTCCCTGCTGCTCTGTTTTTCTGCCATAATCATCGCCATCTTCATTTCATTAACATTTAGCTATTTGTCTACGGTTCCTGTAATACAACCGGTAGCCAAAACACTAAGTAAATTAAGGTATTTACCGCTTACAGGGATCACCTTCTATTTAGCTATTTTGATAAGTGATGCTAGAACCATGCAAATTTGGGTTTTGGTGGTTTTTATGAGCACGTATTTAACCACATCATTATTAAGTATGGTGAATAGTGTTCCGCAAGAAGAATTTGACCATGCGAGATCTCTAGGTTGCAATAGATGGGAAGTTTTATGGGAAGTAGTCGTTAAAGGAAGAATAGATTATGTTATAGATGTTATTCGCCAAAACCTTGCTATTGTTTGGATGATGCTCGTTACTGTAGAGTCTATTTTGGTTGCCGCTGGAGGCTTAGGCTTCTTGATTAAAAACTCAGACAAATTTATGAATCACGGTAGAATTATTGCTTTGCAAATTGTAATCTTAGCACTGGGTCTTTCTATCGATTTTGTATTAAACTATTTAAGAAAAAGCTTTTTCAGATATTCAAAAATATAA
- a CDS encoding OmpA family protein: protein MGKILRTKKLTTLSELLIVVVLLGGILGAVYYFAPGLRVGEAKTLDELNVDKNEVNNVITSAKLALPSTSTSSDVKNKPLVRIAAYAWNAQSGIIVANGGPKTTKGSLMEQNGVNLEIIRQDWLSELRNMQMKFVEEFDRGEEYPDADKSAFAIIMMGDGAPFYISTMQQALDDKFGKDKYHVQVVGAVGISYGEDKLIGPPSWKVDPKSMKGALISTVLGDGDWVTALNYAFANGLKVNPDSNTYDPEAVNFYPSQDDDYIKSAEELIKSQKSGWTVPLKEVKNGKLTGKTINKKIDGCATWTPGDKMVFDALSGFTDVASTKEFNNQMATTVIAVKEWSTQHPQIVSNILKSALTASNQMKQYDEWQVRASEAVADTYDLESAKYWYDMFKGQKGSKNGIDYNMGGSRVFNYSDVMQYYGITDGTNRYKAVYNQVSTYLKELNPFGFNESVKRIVPYDEAVNLYFIKNINDIESGTAYKADYSKEASEVMASGEWNISFDTGSANISSSSQSTLETIYNLLIQAEDTKLSLEGHTDDTGSSEANYDLSQRRAQAVVNFLRTKGIPQTRFQNVIGKGEDEPVESNTTNSGRAKNRRVVIVLLK from the coding sequence ATGGGTAAGATTTTACGAACAAAAAAACTCACCACTTTATCAGAATTATTAATCGTAGTCGTACTACTAGGTGGTATTCTTGGTGCTGTATATTATTTTGCACCCGGATTACGCGTTGGTGAAGCAAAAACATTAGACGAACTTAATGTAGATAAGAATGAAGTAAATAATGTAATTACTTCCGCGAAATTAGCATTACCATCTACAAGCACATCTAGCGATGTAAAAAATAAACCTTTAGTACGTATTGCTGCTTATGCATGGAATGCACAGTCTGGTATTATTGTAGCAAATGGAGGGCCTAAAACAACTAAAGGTTCTTTAATGGAGCAAAATGGCGTTAATCTTGAAATTATTCGTCAGGATTGGTTATCAGAATTGCGTAACATGCAGATGAAATTCGTTGAAGAATTTGATCGTGGCGAAGAATACCCTGATGCAGATAAAAGTGCTTTTGCTATTATTATGATGGGAGATGGTGCTCCTTTTTACATCAGTACCATGCAACAAGCATTAGATGATAAATTTGGAAAAGATAAATACCACGTACAAGTAGTAGGTGCAGTAGGTATTAGTTATGGTGAAGATAAATTAATTGGCCCACCAAGTTGGAAAGTAGATCCTAAAAGTATGAAAGGTGCTTTAATCTCTACTGTTTTAGGAGATGGTGACTGGGTGACTGCCTTAAACTATGCATTTGCAAACGGATTGAAAGTAAATCCTGATTCTAATACATACGATCCTGAAGCGGTAAACTTCTACCCTTCTCAAGATGATGATTATATAAAATCTGCTGAAGAACTTATTAAATCTCAAAAATCTGGATGGACAGTTCCTTTAAAAGAGGTTAAAAACGGAAAGCTTACCGGAAAAACGATCAACAAAAAGATTGATGGTTGTGCTACATGGACGCCTGGTGACAAAATGGTATTTGATGCGTTAAGCGGATTTACAGATGTTGCGTCTACCAAAGAGTTTAACAACCAAATGGCGACTACAGTTATCGCGGTTAAAGAATGGTCTACACAACATCCTCAAATTGTAAGTAATATATTGAAGTCGGCTTTAACGGCTTCAAACCAAATGAAACAGTATGATGAGTGGCAAGTAAGAGCTTCTGAAGCTGTTGCAGACACTTATGACTTAGAGAGTGCTAAGTACTGGTATGATATGTTTAAAGGTCAGAAAGGAAGCAAAAACGGTATTGATTACAACATGGGTGGGTCAAGAGTTTTTAACTATTCTGATGTGATGCAATATTACGGGATTACAGATGGTACCAATCGTTATAAAGCAGTTTACAACCAAGTATCTACGTATTTAAAAGAATTAAATCCATTCGGTTTCAATGAATCTGTAAAACGCATTGTTCCTTATGACGAAGCTGTAAACCTTTATTTCATTAAAAACATTAATGATATAGAATCTGGTACAGCGTACAAAGCAGATTATTCTAAGGAAGCAAGTGAAGTTATGGCCTCTGGAGAATGGAATATTAGTTTTGATACGGGTAGTGCAAACATCTCTAGCTCATCACAAAGTACACTAGAAACTATTTACAACCTTTTAATACAAGCAGAGGATACCAAGCTTAGCTTAGAAGGCCATACGGATGATACAGGTTCTAGCGAAGCTAACTATGACTTATCGCAACGAAGAGCACAAGCTGTAGTAAACTTCTTAAGAACTAAAGGTATACCACAAACACGTTTCCAAAATGTTATTGGAAAAGGAGAAGATGAGCCTGTTGAAAGTAATACAACAAATTCTGGAAGAGCTAAAAACCGTAGGGTAGTTATTGTTCTTTTAAAATAA
- a CDS encoding Asp23/Gls24 family envelope stress response protein, whose product MNTEESKSHILDLPILKHFDDEKGEISLNPNNWRNGEKGLNTAIKLALFAAVGYGAWVYILPPLFTALGQIIALAGVAIFIVFFILMLPVIFKGLRRLTRALHKSLIKYDPFGELQEQKQKMLTNRKVFKESKAKIKALKSNMEAESFKAEKEAKDYQDRVVSLQKQAQKIKTEMERLVGEKGSAGKDTDEYVELHSALAKKLSESQRVTHQLEQSKSFIQKYGSRANVMGKLDRKLTLAGTAIDIKISDFEVTIQMLEKEYAFAKSAREATEGAKSAMHFTKDWELEYALDVITETIAMDIARTQENLSDIDMLTSKYDIDSDELYSQLDTLADKIKTGKDYVPDSKKYKNPNYKLTQEDKQESGGFGNMFD is encoded by the coding sequence ATGAATACTGAAGAATCAAAAAGTCATATACTAGACTTACCTATTTTAAAGCATTTTGATGACGAAAAGGGCGAAATTTCTTTAAACCCTAATAATTGGAGAAATGGTGAAAAAGGCTTAAATACCGCCATAAAGTTAGCTTTATTTGCTGCTGTTGGTTATGGCGCATGGGTTTACATTTTACCACCACTTTTTACTGCATTAGGCCAAATTATTGCCTTAGCTGGTGTTGCTATTTTTATTGTATTCTTTATCCTGATGCTTCCTGTTATATTTAAAGGATTGCGTAGACTTACAAGAGCACTTCATAAATCGTTAATAAAATACGATCCTTTCGGAGAGCTACAAGAGCAAAAACAAAAGATGCTTACCAACCGTAAAGTTTTTAAAGAATCTAAAGCAAAAATAAAAGCTCTAAAAAGCAACATGGAAGCGGAATCTTTTAAAGCTGAAAAGGAAGCTAAAGATTATCAAGACCGCGTGGTTAGCCTACAAAAACAAGCACAGAAGATAAAAACTGAAATGGAGCGTTTGGTAGGAGAAAAAGGCTCTGCAGGAAAAGATACCGATGAGTATGTAGAATTACACAGTGCACTGGCTAAGAAATTATCAGAATCGCAACGTGTAACCCACCAACTAGAACAGAGTAAAAGTTTTATCCAAAAATATGGTAGCCGTGCTAACGTCATGGGAAAACTAGACCGTAAACTTACGCTGGCAGGAACAGCAATAGACATCAAAATATCAGATTTTGAGGTTACTATTCAAATGTTAGAAAAAGAATATGCGTTTGCCAAATCTGCAAGAGAAGCTACAGAAGGTGCCAAATCTGCCATGCATTTTACAAAAGATTGGGAGTTAGAATATGCCCTAGACGTTATTACAGAAACTATCGCCATGGACATTGCCAGAACGCAAGAGAACTTATCTGATATTGATATGCTGACTAGCAAATATGATATTGACAGTGATGAGTTATATTCTCAACTAGATACCTTAGCAGATAAAATTAAAACCGGGAAAGATTATGTTCCTGATTCTAAGAAATACAAGAATCCAAATTACAAACTAACACAAGAAGATAAACAAGAAAGTGGTGGTTTTGGAAACATGTTTGATTAA